The Algoriphagus sanaruensis genome window below encodes:
- a CDS encoding 3-keto-disaccharide hydrolase, with protein MLTMIRNYFLLALLFVTSFSYAQQASYLGTKPPKGAKVYLDGSKESLEKNWKYWEGPRFSAEMPIKWPETTDPVGGGKVISSNDPAGAGGKYGAADIVTKDEFRDFEAHVEFLVLKEGGNSGVYLQNRYEIQILDGDYGLHGMAAVINEHLPTQKVYNGVGKWNAYDIQFRAARFSNGQLTEKARVTVYFNGVKIHDNVEIQQVWGGPNSGIDGGNNGGKGITDTPGGLKLQAEGHDVLYRNIWIKPVK; from the coding sequence ATGCTTACTATGATTCGAAACTATTTCTTGTTGGCACTCCTATTTGTCACCTCATTTTCATATGCTCAACAAGCTTCCTATTTGGGAACAAAACCTCCAAAAGGAGCGAAAGTCTATTTGGATGGAAGTAAAGAATCTCTAGAAAAAAACTGGAAATATTGGGAAGGGCCACGATTTTCGGCAGAAATGCCAATCAAATGGCCAGAAACCACCGACCCGGTCGGCGGAGGAAAGGTGATTTCCAGTAATGATCCTGCTGGAGCAGGTGGAAAATATGGAGCTGCGGATATTGTTACGAAAGACGAATTTCGAGACTTTGAAGCACACGTGGAGTTTCTTGTCCTGAAAGAAGGCGGAAATAGCGGGGTATACCTTCAAAACCGATACGAGATCCAAATTCTGGATGGAGACTATGGATTACATGGAATGGCGGCTGTTATCAACGAGCATCTTCCAACTCAAAAAGTGTATAACGGAGTAGGAAAATGGAATGCCTATGACATTCAATTTCGCGCAGCTCGCTTTTCAAACGGGCAATTAACCGAAAAAGCAAGAGTTACTGTCTATTTCAATGGAGTCAAAATCCACGATAACGTAGAAATTCAACAGGTATGGGGTGGGCCAAATTCAGGAATTGATGGAGGAAATAATGGAGGAAAAGGAATTACAGACACACCAGGCGGATTAAAACTTCAAGCTGAAGGACATGATGTGTTGTACCGAAATATTTGGATCAAGCCTGTGAAATGA
- a CDS encoding Nramp family divalent metal transporter: MNPKKIFENIGPGPIITAAFIGPGTVTVCTLAGIQFDYTLLWALVLSIIATLFLQEISGRLGIITKKDLGELIRNQAGNPLFKWTSLILILVAIGIGNAAYQGGNISGANLGLGIFWEAPVWNLGSLKIQSGNLIIGLLAFFLLWSGSYKRLEQTLIGLVILMSLSFLTTTLLIHPDWGLVFSGFIPSFSEEKFPTIVALIGTTVVPYNLFLYASLVKKQWQKPKDLTHMRKDIGLSVVLGGLVSMAIVLVGVANPSESLNSAQDIAKGLTGVFGDFGTYLMGFGLLGAGLTSSLTAPLAGGLVICGLLGWNQDIQSKSMRGVMGTILLLGIIFSSFGIRPVTLITLAQLANGILLPIISAWLIWAGSQKIFLGTYVSKPSSLIFGIIIWILTFILGMKSIWTVLGFTF; encoded by the coding sequence TTGAATCCAAAAAAAATCTTTGAAAATATTGGTCCAGGCCCAATCATTACTGCCGCTTTTATAGGTCCCGGCACTGTGACCGTATGCACCCTTGCAGGAATCCAGTTTGACTACACCCTACTTTGGGCTTTGGTTTTAAGCATCATCGCTACTTTATTCTTGCAGGAGATTTCTGGTAGGTTAGGAATCATCACCAAAAAAGACCTTGGAGAATTGATACGAAATCAGGCTGGAAATCCCCTTTTCAAATGGACTAGCCTGATTTTAATCTTAGTGGCAATAGGGATCGGAAATGCAGCATATCAAGGCGGAAATATTTCAGGAGCAAATCTTGGTTTAGGGATATTTTGGGAAGCTCCCGTTTGGAATTTGGGATCATTGAAGATTCAAAGCGGAAATCTAATTATCGGTCTTCTTGCCTTTTTCCTGCTTTGGTCTGGGAGCTATAAGCGATTGGAGCAAACTTTAATTGGCTTGGTGATTTTGATGTCCTTGTCGTTTTTAACTACTACACTATTAATTCATCCAGATTGGGGATTGGTATTTAGCGGATTTATACCTTCTTTTTCGGAAGAAAAATTCCCAACAATCGTAGCATTAATAGGTACCACCGTAGTTCCTTACAATCTATTTTTATACGCCAGTTTGGTTAAAAAGCAATGGCAAAAACCCAAGGATCTTACGCACATGAGAAAAGACATTGGTCTTTCTGTTGTATTAGGAGGCCTTGTTTCGATGGCAATTGTGCTAGTGGGTGTAGCCAATCCTTCTGAATCTTTGAATTCAGCCCAAGATATAGCCAAAGGCTTAACTGGTGTTTTTGGTGATTTTGGCACCTACTTGATGGGCTTTGGCCTATTGGGAGCTGGTCTTACTTCATCGCTTACTGCACCCTTGGCGGGAGGCTTGGTGATTTGTGGGCTTTTGGGATGGAATCAGGATATTCAATCCAAATCCATGCGAGGGGTAATGGGCACAATTCTCCTTTTGGGAATCATCTTTTCTTCCTTTGGAATTCGACCAGTCACACTGATTACCTTGGCTCAATTGGCCAATGGAATACTGCTCCCGATCATTTCTGCTTGGCTAATTTGGGCTGGAAGTCAAAAAATATTTTTAGGAACCTATGTCTCAAAGCCTTCGAGTTTAATCTTTGGAATAATTATCTGGATTCTGACTTTTATTTTAGGAATGAAAAGTATCTGGACCGTATTAGGATTCACTTTCTAG
- a CDS encoding alpha/beta fold hydrolase, which translates to MSWFNQVFKISAIILLSLVFFLMLLFRSDIPAVELEEKYWTPQSHFVEVDGVNLHVRFLGEGDPIFLLHGSFASLHTWDVWQQELSPYFMTISVDFPGHGLTGPDLEKRYSTLDYSKLILKLADKLQLPRFHLAGNSMGGGVALQIASDHPDRVLSLNLVDAAGAPQFSRTVPDSIQTNQRGGGAWIFKLLENPLVSNIFLKCTPKFLFAMNMKEVYGDEAKVNAEVVDRYYELMLREGNRQATLDRLRIPKQMNVNFEKLTMPTLILWGGKDSWIPLSQGQRLKDAITGSNLVVFEEAGHVPMEEIPTETVSEYLRFLGVEVRKNYLQPPKQLVYAD; encoded by the coding sequence ATGTCTTGGTTTAATCAGGTTTTCAAGATTTCAGCAATAATTCTGCTTTCATTGGTATTTTTCCTAATGCTGCTTTTTCGAAGTGATATTCCTGCAGTAGAGTTGGAAGAAAAGTATTGGACACCTCAATCACATTTCGTTGAGGTGGATGGTGTCAATCTTCATGTTCGATTTTTGGGAGAGGGAGATCCAATTTTTCTCTTGCATGGGAGTTTTGCATCACTTCACACTTGGGACGTTTGGCAGCAGGAGTTGAGTCCTTATTTTATGACCATTTCGGTAGATTTTCCTGGGCATGGTTTGACTGGCCCTGATCTTGAAAAGCGATATTCTACGCTGGATTACAGTAAGTTAATTCTGAAGCTCGCCGATAAGCTCCAACTTCCTCGTTTTCATCTTGCAGGTAATTCCATGGGTGGAGGAGTGGCATTGCAGATTGCATCCGACCATCCGGACAGAGTCCTTTCGCTTAATTTGGTTGATGCGGCTGGAGCACCTCAATTCAGTAGGACAGTTCCTGATTCGATTCAGACCAATCAGCGAGGTGGAGGAGCATGGATTTTTAAATTGCTGGAGAATCCTTTGGTATCTAACATTTTTCTTAAATGCACACCCAAGTTTCTATTCGCTATGAATATGAAAGAGGTTTATGGAGACGAAGCGAAGGTCAATGCTGAAGTGGTAGACCGATATTACGAGTTGATGCTTCGGGAAGGAAATCGACAGGCGACTTTGGACCGGCTACGAATTCCAAAACAAATGAATGTGAATTTCGAAAAGCTCACCATGCCTACCTTGATTTTATGGGGAGGAAAAGATTCTTGGATTCCACTCAGTCAAGGCCAACGTCTCAAGGACGCAATTACAGGGTCAAATCTTGTGGTTTTTGAGGAAGCGGGTCATGTTCCAATGGAAGAAATTCCGACGGAGACTGTCTCGGAATATTTAAGATTTCTCGGAGTGGAGGTCAGAAAAAATTACCTTCAGCCTCCTAAACAACTCGTCTATGCAGATTGA
- a CDS encoding DNA recombination protein RmuC, with product MQIEWLIYLVLFIQLVSLIFIFTKKENRSEIKIQEEFGKLNRDLFQLLSEGRKESSEHLTRQFQFVFDQQRGSAKDQQEALRMFGETIRQAMADLTAIQRERLSELSRKQDELVKNTEARLEKIRETVDEKLQKTLEARLGQSFELVSKQLQAVQQGLGEMQNLANGVGDLKKVLTNVKSRGVLGEYQLQAILENILSPEQYLVNAAVHGTRERVEFAVKLPGQDEPVLLPIDSKFPQEAYLRLVDAYETGDKTQVEISRIELIRAVKKSASDIQTKYIHPPGTTDFAVLFLPVESLYAEILREPGLAQQIQLDFKVIITGPTTLSALLNSLQMGFKTLAIQKRSAEVWQILGAIKNEFGKFGELLERTQRKLNEANSELDKLVGVRTRVIQRKLQEVEELPEIESKKLLED from the coding sequence ATGCAGATTGAATGGTTGATCTACCTTGTACTTTTTATTCAGTTAGTAAGCCTGATTTTTATTTTTACTAAGAAAGAAAACCGCTCCGAAATCAAGATTCAAGAGGAGTTTGGAAAACTCAATCGGGACCTTTTCCAGCTGCTTTCTGAAGGAAGAAAAGAATCCTCAGAACACCTTACGAGGCAATTTCAATTTGTTTTTGATCAACAGCGAGGTTCGGCGAAGGACCAGCAAGAGGCACTTCGGATGTTTGGAGAAACTATCCGGCAGGCCATGGCAGATTTGACGGCAATCCAGCGGGAAAGGCTCAGTGAATTGAGTAGAAAGCAGGATGAATTGGTGAAAAATACGGAAGCTAGACTTGAAAAAATCAGAGAAACGGTAGATGAAAAGCTTCAAAAAACATTGGAAGCACGATTGGGGCAATCTTTTGAATTGGTCAGTAAGCAACTTCAGGCTGTTCAACAAGGCTTGGGAGAAATGCAAAACCTGGCGAATGGAGTGGGAGACCTCAAAAAGGTCCTAACCAACGTCAAATCTCGAGGGGTTTTGGGAGAATATCAGTTGCAGGCAATATTAGAAAACATCCTTTCTCCGGAACAATATCTGGTTAATGCCGCGGTGCATGGCACTCGTGAGCGAGTGGAATTTGCAGTTAAATTGCCCGGTCAGGATGAGCCTGTTCTATTACCGATAGATTCCAAGTTTCCGCAGGAAGCGTATCTGAGATTGGTAGATGCCTACGAAACAGGAGATAAAACTCAGGTGGAAATTAGCCGTATAGAATTGATTCGCGCTGTCAAAAAATCTGCATCAGACATTCAAACCAAATATATTCACCCTCCCGGAACCACAGATTTTGCGGTTTTATTTCTTCCAGTGGAAAGCCTCTATGCAGAAATCCTTCGAGAACCCGGGCTCGCACAACAAATCCAATTGGACTTTAAGGTTATCATCACAGGTCCTACTACGCTATCAGCCTTGTTAAACTCGCTCCAAATGGGCTTCAAAACGTTGGCCATTCAAAAGCGGAGCGCTGAGGTTTGGCAGATTTTGGGAGCGATCAAAAATGAATTTGGAAAGTTTGGTGAATTGCTCGAAAGGACTCAACGGAAGCTGAACGAAGCTAATTCTGAATTGGATAAACTTGTTGGTGTACGCACTAGAGTCATCCAGCGAAAGCTCCAAGAGGTGGAAGAACTACCTGAGATTGAAAGCAAAAAACTTTTGGAGGATTGA
- the trkA gene encoding Trk system potassium transporter TrkA, whose translation MGMNIVIAGAGDMGYHLAERLSFDNKDIILIDTERDVLDYAASKLDVLTIQGDATSIDVLQQASVEKASMVLAATTSEKTNIVTAILAKQLGAKRVMARVRNHTYLKEENVPYFNNLGIDNLISPTMLCSREIYNMVQNSSFTEVFDFGGGKLNIVGFTVDQYNPLVNQRIMDTKSNSIYDDIRIIAIVRDQKTIIPRGNTIIRNNDHCFFISNKKNTEAIQQALGQKKMKIKNVMIIGGDDMAVTTALKLENEYRVTLVNKDKERCKWLAEHLPKTLVINGDYKNIELLVEEGLEEMDAFLALTESSETNIITSLSAKNHGVYKTIAHVDTREYIHISHSIGVDSLINKKLVAANEISRYLKKGTVDAVSGIYGVDAEFIQYSVYKNNRLTRHPLRELHFPESAIVAGVIRGEHVFIPDGDFVLQLNDKAIVFALPEARMTLEKLFN comes from the coding sequence ATGGGGATGAATATTGTGATCGCCGGTGCAGGTGATATGGGTTATCACTTGGCTGAGCGATTGAGTTTTGATAATAAGGATATCATCTTGATTGATACCGAGCGCGATGTCCTAGATTACGCAGCGTCCAAGTTGGATGTGTTGACCATTCAAGGAGACGCAACCTCCATAGATGTACTTCAACAAGCTAGCGTAGAAAAAGCAAGTATGGTTTTGGCGGCAACTACTTCCGAAAAAACCAATATTGTGACTGCGATTCTGGCCAAGCAGCTTGGTGCAAAGCGTGTGATGGCAAGGGTTAGAAATCACACCTACCTCAAAGAAGAAAACGTTCCCTACTTCAATAATTTGGGCATCGACAATTTGATTTCTCCCACCATGTTGTGCTCTCGAGAGATTTACAATATGGTCCAGAATTCCAGCTTTACGGAGGTCTTTGATTTTGGAGGAGGGAAATTGAATATTGTTGGATTTACGGTAGATCAATATAATCCACTCGTCAATCAGCGGATCATGGACACCAAGTCCAATTCTATCTATGATGATATCCGGATCATCGCCATCGTAAGAGATCAAAAGACGATAATTCCAAGAGGAAATACGATCATCCGAAACAACGACCATTGCTTTTTTATCTCCAACAAGAAAAACACCGAGGCAATCCAGCAGGCATTAGGTCAAAAAAAGATGAAGATTAAAAACGTCATGATCATTGGTGGAGATGATATGGCGGTGACAACTGCGCTAAAGCTTGAAAATGAATATCGAGTGACGCTTGTCAACAAAGATAAAGAGCGTTGTAAATGGCTAGCAGAGCATTTGCCAAAAACCTTGGTCATCAATGGCGATTATAAAAATATCGAGCTTTTGGTTGAGGAAGGGCTTGAGGAAATGGATGCCTTTTTAGCGCTAACCGAATCTTCTGAGACGAATATTATCACCAGTCTTTCTGCCAAAAATCACGGGGTTTACAAAACGATCGCCCATGTAGACACTCGAGAGTATATCCATATTTCCCATAGCATCGGGGTGGATTCCTTGATCAATAAAAAACTTGTAGCAGCAAATGAAATCTCCAGATACCTCAAAAAGGGAACAGTAGACGCTGTTTCGGGGATTTATGGGGTGGATGCGGAATTTATCCAATACAGTGTCTATAAGAATAACCGCTTGACGAGACACCCACTTCGCGAATTACATTTTCCTGAATCAGCTATTGTGGCTGGGGTAATTCGAGGGGAGCATGTCTTTATTCCTGATGGAGATTTTGTACTTCAATTAAATGACAAGGCGATTGTATTTGCTTTGCCTGAAGCACGAATGACCTTAGAAAAACTTTTCAATTGA
- a CDS encoding TrkH family potassium uptake protein — translation MIHFKAIWRIMGGLLILIGVLMLPAVTISWIYQENSLPILISATISLFIGLFLFFFIEKQDELIRKREGYLIVTLSWVFMTGFGMLPFILSKEITSFSDALFETVSGLTTTGASILTDIEAMPKGLLFWRSMTQWVGGLGIIVLTVAIFPLLGIGGIELYVAESPGPTSDKVHPRISETAKRLWYVYVGLTLAAAVLYWVGGMTLYDAINHALTTLATGGFSTKNASMAYYDSAFIQYTAIIFMFLAGTNFTMIYFGLMGKFGRVIKNDEFKAYLIGVLVISLVIFFPIYMKSDAGAELAFRKAAFQVVSLMTTTGFVSDDYTQYGQGVTFICFMLLFLGASAGSTAGGIKFIRHATFLKNTWLEFKRIVHPRAIVPLIINGERVTGRIINNIMNFLLIYLITFVIGSLVISLMGYDFETSLGAVATSLGNVGPAIGNVGPVDNFAFFSPAAKVVLSFIMLLGRLELFTILILFTPFFWRAN, via the coding sequence ATGATTCACTTCAAAGCCATTTGGAGAATCATGGGAGGCCTCTTGATTTTGATCGGGGTCTTGATGCTTCCTGCAGTGACGATATCTTGGATTTATCAGGAAAATTCCCTTCCCATATTAATCTCAGCAACGATTTCCCTTTTCATCGGATTGTTTTTGTTTTTCTTTATCGAGAAGCAAGACGAATTGATCCGAAAGCGAGAGGGGTATTTGATTGTTACGCTTAGCTGGGTGTTTATGACTGGCTTTGGGATGCTTCCTTTCATTCTTTCCAAAGAAATCACTTCATTCTCTGATGCGCTTTTTGAAACTGTTTCGGGTCTAACCACTACGGGTGCAAGTATTCTTACTGATATCGAAGCAATGCCTAAAGGCTTGCTATTCTGGCGAAGTATGACCCAATGGGTAGGAGGCCTTGGAATCATTGTTTTGACTGTTGCTATCTTTCCGTTGTTGGGAATCGGTGGGATTGAACTTTATGTGGCTGAATCCCCTGGACCGACTTCGGATAAGGTTCATCCACGAATTTCAGAAACAGCCAAGCGTCTTTGGTATGTCTATGTAGGTTTGACCTTGGCAGCCGCCGTTTTATATTGGGTAGGAGGGATGACGCTTTATGATGCGATCAATCATGCATTGACTACTTTGGCTACTGGTGGATTTTCCACCAAAAATGCCTCTATGGCTTATTATGATTCTGCTTTTATCCAGTACACCGCGATTATTTTTATGTTTTTGGCAGGGACAAACTTTACCATGATCTATTTCGGATTGATGGGGAAGTTTGGTCGGGTGATTAAAAACGATGAATTCAAAGCTTATCTCATTGGTGTTTTGGTCATTTCTTTAGTCATCTTTTTTCCCATTTACATGAAGTCTGATGCTGGGGCAGAATTGGCATTCCGAAAAGCTGCCTTTCAGGTTGTTTCGCTGATGACTACCACTGGCTTTGTCTCCGATGATTACACCCAATATGGTCAAGGTGTGACCTTTATTTGTTTTATGTTACTCTTTTTGGGAGCTTCAGCTGGTTCCACCGCTGGAGGGATCAAGTTTATCCGACACGCTACCTTCTTGAAAAATACTTGGCTAGAGTTTAAGCGAATTGTTCACCCAAGAGCCATTGTTCCTTTGATTATTAATGGGGAGCGAGTTACGGGCAGGATCATCAATAACATTATGAACTTTCTGTTGATCTACTTGATCACTTTCGTGATTGGATCATTGGTAATTTCCTTGATGGGCTATGATTTCGAGACTTCACTTGGAGCAGTTGCGACTTCATTAGGTAATGTGGGACCAGCCATTGGGAATGTAGGTCCGGTGGATAATTTTGCGTTTTTCTCTCCTGCAGCCAAGGTGGTACTTTCCTTTATTATGCTCCTTGGGCGATTGGAGCTTTTTACCATCCTGATTTTGTTTACTCCATTCTTTTGGAGAGCCAATTAA
- a CDS encoding ligase-associated DNA damage response DEXH box helicase, translated as MEDSRLKPALDYFDSKGWTPFPFQIDTWKDFLDGKSGLLNAPTGSGKTFALWFPVLLEYIAQYPDSWQKPRENGIQIIWVTPLRALAQDIQLAMEEVCQVLGLPWKVAVRNGDTDTKTRAAMKRRPPECLITTPETLHILISQKDHRELFQSLKAVIVDEWHELVGNKRGVQVQLALEYIQAICPTVFRRWAISATIGNLKDAAQTLLGKNLPIHIVKAKIEKEIVIHSVFPEEIEKYPWAGHLGIRMLDQVIEIIEKGKTVLLFTNTRSQTEIWYQKILEVRPDWAGWIAMHHGSLDMSVRSWVENALHEGLLKLVVCTSSLDLGVDFRPVDRVIQVGSPKGVSRFVQRAGRAGHKPGLPSEIFFVPTHALELIEAAALRNAIESQEMEHQFTPELPYDVLIQFLVTLAVGEGFEPDFIFPLVKRTSSFSQLNDQEIQWIMDFITKGGASLGNYEDFLKVNLDEDGKYRVKSKKIAMKHRLSMGTIVSDVSLKVKFKNGSFLGTVEEYFISKMKIGDRFFFAGRSLELLQVKGMDVFVKVSEKKTTNVVSWMGARMSLSSMLSHKIREIFRDYNQGIYESIEVQKILPLLDLQRKLSIVPDEHTFLIESLQTRDGFHLFFYPFEGRMMHELMSALVAYRISQSFPVTLNMAMNDYGFEILSDSYLDIEELLEEDLFSLQNIEQDILHCVNESEMSRRKFREIASIAGLVFQGYPGKPTSFKHIQANSSLLFQVFEQYDPENLLLKQARQEALTQQMEQEMFVKALRKLNELKIEIKRPSQFTPFSFPIMVDRLNRTNISSESVEDKITKILAQMEMD; from the coding sequence ATGGAGGACAGCCGACTTAAACCCGCATTGGATTACTTTGACTCCAAGGGCTGGACTCCGTTTCCTTTTCAGATAGATACTTGGAAGGATTTTTTGGATGGAAAATCCGGTCTACTAAATGCTCCTACAGGCTCAGGAAAAACCTTTGCGCTTTGGTTTCCTGTCCTTTTGGAGTACATCGCTCAATATCCTGATTCTTGGCAAAAACCAAGAGAAAACGGAATTCAAATCATTTGGGTCACCCCACTTAGGGCATTAGCTCAGGATATTCAATTGGCCATGGAGGAAGTTTGTCAAGTACTTGGCTTACCATGGAAAGTCGCCGTGCGTAATGGGGATACCGATACCAAAACCCGTGCGGCGATGAAACGCCGTCCTCCTGAGTGCCTCATTACCACACCCGAAACACTCCATATCCTGATTTCTCAAAAAGACCATCGGGAACTCTTTCAATCTTTGAAGGCTGTCATCGTGGATGAATGGCATGAATTAGTGGGCAACAAACGAGGAGTGCAAGTCCAACTTGCTTTAGAATACATTCAGGCCATTTGTCCAACTGTTTTCAGAAGATGGGCAATCTCAGCAACCATCGGCAACTTGAAGGACGCCGCACAAACCCTCTTGGGAAAAAACCTTCCGATTCATATCGTTAAGGCAAAAATTGAGAAGGAAATCGTGATCCATTCGGTTTTTCCAGAAGAAATTGAAAAATATCCTTGGGCGGGGCACTTGGGCATCCGAATGCTGGACCAGGTAATTGAGATCATTGAAAAAGGAAAGACCGTTTTACTTTTCACAAATACCCGATCTCAAACCGAAATTTGGTATCAAAAAATCCTTGAAGTAAGGCCTGATTGGGCGGGATGGATCGCAATGCACCATGGTTCTTTGGACATGTCAGTGAGAAGTTGGGTAGAGAATGCACTCCATGAAGGCCTGCTCAAACTGGTAGTTTGTACTTCAAGCTTAGATCTAGGAGTGGACTTCAGACCGGTAGATCGAGTCATTCAGGTAGGAAGCCCAAAAGGAGTTTCACGTTTTGTCCAACGTGCCGGCCGGGCAGGGCATAAGCCTGGATTACCTTCAGAAATATTCTTTGTCCCGACCCATGCGCTAGAACTCATTGAAGCGGCAGCTTTGCGAAACGCTATCGAGTCACAAGAAATGGAACACCAATTCACTCCGGAGCTACCCTATGATGTGTTGATCCAATTCTTGGTGACCCTAGCAGTCGGAGAAGGATTTGAACCCGATTTCATCTTTCCTTTGGTCAAGCGGACCTCTTCTTTTAGCCAATTAAATGATCAAGAAATCCAATGGATCATGGACTTTATCACCAAAGGAGGAGCCTCACTGGGGAATTATGAGGATTTTCTTAAAGTGAATTTGGACGAGGACGGCAAATACCGGGTGAAAAGCAAAAAGATCGCGATGAAGCACCGACTCAGCATGGGTACGATCGTAAGCGATGTTTCTTTGAAGGTTAAGTTTAAAAATGGTTCATTCTTAGGGACAGTTGAAGAATACTTCATTTCAAAGATGAAAATCGGCGATCGCTTTTTCTTCGCTGGAAGGAGTCTTGAACTTTTACAGGTTAAAGGAATGGATGTGTTTGTGAAAGTCTCAGAGAAAAAAACCACCAATGTGGTTAGCTGGATGGGAGCACGCATGTCACTTTCCTCCATGCTCTCCCATAAAATCCGGGAAATCTTCCGCGACTATAACCAAGGAATTTACGAGTCCATAGAAGTTCAAAAAATCCTTCCATTGCTGGATCTCCAAAGAAAGCTATCCATAGTTCCCGATGAGCATACTTTTCTCATCGAGTCATTGCAAACCAGAGACGGATTTCACCTCTTCTTTTACCCATTTGAAGGACGAATGATGCATGAACTGATGAGCGCTTTGGTAGCTTATCGGATTTCTCAGAGTTTCCCAGTCACGTTAAATATGGCCATGAATGACTATGGCTTTGAGATTCTTTCTGACAGTTATTTAGATATCGAGGAGCTACTCGAGGAAGATTTATTTTCGCTTCAAAATATTGAGCAGGATATTCTTCACTGTGTGAATGAGAGCGAAATGTCACGGCGAAAATTCAGAGAAATTGCCAGTATTGCAGGTTTGGTTTTCCAAGGATATCCCGGTAAACCCACTTCGTTCAAGCATATTCAGGCAAATTCAAGCTTGTTATTCCAAGTATTCGAGCAATACGATCCTGAAAACCTGCTGCTAAAGCAAGCGAGACAGGAAGCCTTGACCCAGCAAATGGAGCAAGAAATGTTTGTCAAGGCACTGAGAAAGCTGAACGAGCTCAAAATTGAAATAAAGAGGCCAAGTCAGTTTACTCCCTTTTCCTTCCCGATTATGGTGGATCGTCTCAACCGAACTAATATTTCATCCGAAAGTGTGGAGGATAAAATCACGAAAATTCTAGCTCAGATGGAGATGGATTAA